In Candidatus Pantoea floridensis, the genomic window TACATTGCGGTCACGATTTGCATATCTAACGCTAATACGCGTTTTGAAATGCCTTTCAGGAAATAATCGAGATCGCTGGAGTGATATTTACTGATAATAGCGTCATAAAGTGCCGTTAGAAACTGCTTTCTCACTTTCAGCTCACTGTATTGCACCTTACGCTTGGATAATGATGCCTCCACATCTTCATAGTGATAAGCCGCGCCCGGTGTCACCAGGAAATTGTTAATACAGCTAAAGAACTTCAGGTTGAACAATAAATCCTCGCTCATTGAGATGCCTTCTAAAAAGCGCAGATTCAGTTCTTCGATGATCTGACGGCGATAACATTTGTTATGCAGATAACCGATGTTATCACTCATCTCCAGTTCACCGAGCACGTAGGGAATATCCTCATTACTGAAGAAGCCCGCCTGCGATACCTTCCCCACGCGGTTATCATTGAGGTTTCCTACCATCAAATCGACAGTTTCAGCTGGCCAGGCATCAAGATTCTGTTTGAAGATCATTAGGAAGTTATCATCCACCCAATCATCCGCATCGAGAAAGAGTACATATTCACCACGCGCCTGTTGCATTCCGCTATTGCGCGCCGCGCTAACACCGCCATTAACCTGGTGAATAACGGTGACTTGCGAATAAGCGCTAAACTCCTCCAGTATTTTCGGGGTTGTATCGTTGCTGCCATCATTAACGACAATAACCTCATAATTGCTGAACGTCTGTTTAAGTACGCTCAGCAAAGTACGCTTAATGGTTTTTTGTGAGTTATAGACGGGAATGATAAGACTAAATAGGGGTTTTTCATTCATGATAAACTCTCTTTACTGTCTGAGGTTTTGATATTGCTAAATAACAGCCATAGTTTCCTGGGGTTGATAAACACTTGATGAATACGCATAACTGGCTGAGCAGGGAAAAAGTAATTAAGTAGCGAGAAGGAGAGGAACTCGGTTAATACCACGCTCATTGCCGCGCCGTTTAAACCAAAATACGGTACCAATAACAGTGATGACGCCACGCAGATGACTAACACGACGAAGGTTTTCTTCACCAAATAACGATAACCGTTGTACTTAATAATAAAGCGATCCATGACGCTACTAAGCACCGCGCACATCGCCCCCACGCTGAGTAATAACGTTGGCGCTACCGCATCGAGATACTCGGCACCGTAAAAGTCGCGGATGAACCATCCGGACAGCAACCAAATAGCCAGAATCACCATTGATGAGACGCCAATCACCAGCAAATGTAATTTCTGCGCCTTGATAATCGACTGCTCATCATCGCGTTCGGCAAAGAACGCCGGGAAAAATGAAGCCAGCAAGGCATTGGGTAAAAATACCCACGCGGTGGCTAACGTCAGCGCCACCGAGAAAATGCCCGCCTCTTTAACACCAAGGAAATAGGAGACGCTGATTTGGTTAACACGCGTATAGATCGCGACAGCAATCACGGAAAACACCAGGGAAATACCCGAGGCCACCATATAGCGTGAATACTTTTTCATCTGACGAATGGCCGGAATAGGCACCTGACGATGATATTTAAGAAAGATGGCGAGCTTAATGACGAACGGAATAAAGGTGGCCAGCACGATAGGAATAGCCAATAACCTGGCATCCAGTTCGAACCAGGAAATAAAGAAGCGCACGGTTAAACTGATTGCCAACCCCGCCAGGTTGGCGATGACATTCAGGCGGGCATTAAGCATCGCCTCATTGTAGATATTCACCAAATCGAGTGACGAGAAGAGACAGGCAATGGCCGCCGCACAAATAAATACCAGCGCCTCACTACTCCACTCCTCGCCCATAATCAGCATACCCGCTGCTGCCAGCACGCAGTAAATCACCAACACCAGCAGGAACGTGGCCATCATTAAGCGCATACCGGAGTGCCGGTTTTGCGATATACGTTTCAGCAGAATGACATCGCTGCCCATCAGCGCGATGCTTTGAATGAACTGAAAGACCAGCATCGAGATCGAGATAATGCCGAAGGTGGTGGGACCTACATATTTCGCCACATAGGAAGTGACAAATATCAGACCGAACACCGCAATCAGCTTTTCAGCGATCATCCACATGGAGTTTTTTAATTTATCTTTCACAACTCAACCTCAGCGTTTATTTCTGTGCCAGCCGGCGCAGACGCGATACCAGTCGTGGACTGACGAAAAACAGCGCAAAGTACAGACTCCACGGATTGAGCATCAATCCTGATGTGAAATAAGACTTAAAGCTGCGGCGGTAGAGTGAGATATATTCATCAACAAAGGCGCGACTAAATCCGTCGCTATACAACGCTTTATAGATATAAGATGAAGTGACTTTTAAATAGAGATGGTAATAACAACGGCTGTGCTGTGCAGATAAAAACGCCTGCATACCATTAAAGGAGCGCGCAAAGGAGAAGTGCTTTTCCCGCAGTGCCGAGCGCGTCGCGGAGTTATCCGATACCACATAGTGATAAACCACCCGTTGCGTAAATATCACCTGGCGATCCTGTTGCAGATGCAGGTAATTAATCACAAACAGCAGATCTTCAAAGTTATAAATTTCTTCATTAAAGCTAAGCTGATGCTGACGAATCACATCGCCGCGAAACACCTTATCGCAGATGCCGTGACGGGGATTGAAATAGAGCAAATCGTTGATAGCCGCAGACGCCGCCAGCTGGCGCGTATCGTTGGCGTTGGCCGGGAAATCAAGGGGCTGCCCCTGCGGCGTGAAGTGCTGCGACTCCCCCACCACCAGCGCGACCGGGTTTTGCATCAGGTGCACATAGGTGGCAAACGCGCTGGGCGGCAGAAAATCATCCGCATCTAAAAAGCACAGCAGTTTGCCGCGCGAGGCGCGAATGCCCTGATTGCGTGCCGAAGAAACGCCGCCGTTGGCTTTATCGATAATGTGAAAATGCGGGTAATGGGCGTAATGCTGTAATATCGCGAGCGAGTTATCGC contains:
- a CDS encoding glycosyltransferase family 2 protein — encoded protein: MNEKPLFSLIIPVYNSQKTIKRTLLSVLKQTFSNYEVIVVNDGSNDTTPKILEEFSAYSQVTVIHQVNGGVSAARNSGMQQARGEYVLFLDADDWVDDNFLMIFKQNLDAWPAETVDLMVGNLNDNRVGKVSQAGFFSNEDIPYVLGELEMSDNIGYLHNKCYRRQIIEELNLRFLEGISMSEDLLFNLKFFSCINNFLVTPGAAYHYEDVEASLSKRKVQYSELKVRKQFLTALYDAIISKYHSSDLDYFLKGISKRVLALDMQIVTAMYHSSFSPADIAQEINEIKRGKYSKGIFILLNKNEKLKYMIMNLNTLTAYYFLYALYRMRAF
- a CDS encoding oligosaccharide flippase family protein: MKDKLKNSMWMIAEKLIAVFGLIFVTSYVAKYVGPTTFGIISISMLVFQFIQSIALMGSDVILLKRISQNRHSGMRLMMATFLLVLVIYCVLAAAGMLIMGEEWSSEALVFICAAAIACLFSSLDLVNIYNEAMLNARLNVIANLAGLAISLTVRFFISWFELDARLLAIPIVLATFIPFVIKLAIFLKYHRQVPIPAIRQMKKYSRYMVASGISLVFSVIAVAIYTRVNQISVSYFLGVKEAGIFSVALTLATAWVFLPNALLASFFPAFFAERDDEQSIIKAQKLHLLVIGVSSMVILAIWLLSGWFIRDFYGAEYLDAVAPTLLLSVGAMCAVLSSVMDRFIIKYNGYRYLVKKTFVVLVICVASSLLLVPYFGLNGAAMSVVLTEFLSFSLLNYFFPAQPVMRIHQVFINPRKLWLLFSNIKTSDSKESLS
- a CDS encoding glycosyltransferase family 2 protein, whose product is MQNPVNDVLLSVIVPVYNAAAYLERCIDSLLKQDEIRFEAIFINDGSSDNSLAILQHYAHYPHFHIIDKANGGVSSARNQGIRASRGKLLCFLDADDFLPPSAFATYVHLMQNPVALVVGESQHFTPQGQPLDFPANANDTRQLAASAAINDLLYFNPRHGICDKVFRGDVIRQHQLSFNEEIYNFEDLLFVINYLHLQQDRQVIFTQRVVYHYVVSDNSATRSALREKHFSFARSFNGMQAFLSAQHSRCYYHLYLKVTSSYIYKALYSDGFSRAFVDEYISLYRRSFKSYFTSGLMLNPWSLYFALFFVSPRLVSRLRRLAQK